In one Balaenoptera musculus isolate JJ_BM4_2016_0621 chromosome 20, mBalMus1.pri.v3, whole genome shotgun sequence genomic region, the following are encoded:
- the RAB5C gene encoding ras-related protein Rab-5C, which produces MAGRGGAARPNGPAAGNKICQFKLVLLGESAVGKSSLVLRFVKGQFHEYQESTIGAAFLTQTVCLDDTTVKFEIWDTAGQERYHSLAPMYYRGAQAAIVVYDITNTDTFARAKNWVKELQRQASPNIVIALAGNKADLASKRAVEFQEAQAYAEDNSLLFMETSAKTAMNVNEIFMAIAKKLPKNEPQNTACAPGRNRGVDLQENNPASRSQCCSN; this is translated from the exons ATGGCGGGTCGGGGAGGTGCTGCACGACCCAACGGACCAGCTGCTGGGAACAAGATCTGTCAGTTTAAGCTGGTCCTGCTGGGGGAGTCCGCAGTGGGCAAATCCAGCCTCGTCCTCCGCTTTGTCAAGGGTCAATTCCACGAGTACCAGGAGAGCACAATTGGAG CGGCCTTCCTCACACAGACCGTCTGCTTGGACGACACAACAGTCAAGTTTGAGATCTGGGACACAGCTGGACAGGAGCGGTATCACAGCCTGGCCCCCATGTACTATCGGGGGGCCCAGGCTGCCATCGTGGTCTACGACATCACCAACACA GATACGTTTGCACGGGCCAAGAACTGGGTGAAGGAGTTGCAGAGGCAGGCCAGCCCCAACATCGTCATCGCGCTCGCAGGCAACAAGGCCGACCTGGCCAGCAAGAGGGCCGTGGAGTTCCAG GAAGCACAAGCCTATGCAGAGGACAACAGTTTGCTGTTTATGGAGACATCAGCAAAGACTGCGATGAACGTGAATGAAATTTTCATGGCAATAG CTAAGAAGCTTCCCAAGAACGAGCCCCAGAATACAGCTTGTGCTCCGGGCCGGAACCGAGGAGTGGACCTCCAGGAGAACAACCCTGCCAGCCGGAGCCAGTGCTGCAGCAACTGA
- the HSPB9 gene encoding heat shock protein beta-9: MQQVGSSLSNGSQSASRCPSVAFTEQNQLTTLPVQQLTADVAAVQGNVHAEGGFQMKMYAHGFTPEELVVQVDGGCLMVTGQRQLEGCDPDGSGFRVAQKVHQQMSLPPDLDPAAMTCCLTPSGQLCVRGQCRVPPSPEAQTGPASRLGSRGSKKGSKLA, encoded by the coding sequence ATGCAGCAGGTCGGTAGCAGTCTCTCCAACGGGAGCCAGTCGGCGTCCCGATGTCCCAGCGTGGCCTTTACTGAACAGAACCAGCTGACCACCCTGCCGGTGCAGCAGCTCACGGCAGATGTAGCAGCTGTACAGGGCAACGTGCACGCGGAGGGTGGCTTCCAGATGAAGATGTATGCCCACGGCTTCACCCCTGAGGAGCTGGTGGTTCAAGTGGACGGCGGATGCCTGATGGTGACTGGCCAGCGGCAACTGGAGGGCTGTGACCCGGATGGGAGCGGCTTCCGCGTGGCGCAGAAGGTGCACCAGCAAATGTCATTACCACCGGACCTGGATCCCGCCGCCATGACTTGCTGCCTGACCCCCTCTGGCCAGCTGTGCGTCCGTGGCCAGTGCCGGGTGCCGCCTTCCCCTGAAGCCCAAACAGGACCCGCCTCGAGACTCGGGAGCCGTGGCTCTAAGAAGGGTTCCAAACTAGCCTGA